In one window of Fusobacteria bacterium ZRK30 DNA:
- the istB gene encoding IS21-like element helper ATPase IstB, whose translation MSVISEKIKLFSKALKLSSFKDYHEVQRQAINSKQGYEEFLLTLLEKEVLTRQDNKLFRLKRGAKFPFEKTLEEFEVKRLSYLKPSVVGELSSCEFIKKKENIIMIGNPGTGKTHLSIALGLKACNCGHKVYFTTAANLSNKLVEAQENSNLGRFLRQLARLDLLIIDELSYLSFNKHQSELLFQVISERSERGSIIISTNLAFSEWEEFFPDTMLTTALIDRVTFRGHILNMNGDSYRVSAK comes from the coding sequence ATGAGTGTAATTAGTGAAAAAATTAAACTTTTTTCCAAAGCTTTAAAACTATCTAGCTTCAAAGACTATCATGAGGTTCAGCGCCAAGCAATAAATTCAAAACAAGGATATGAAGAATTTCTGCTTACACTATTAGAAAAGGAAGTATTAACTAGACAAGACAATAAACTTTTCAGGTTAAAGCGCGGAGCTAAATTTCCCTTTGAAAAAACGCTAGAAGAGTTTGAAGTTAAACGTCTTAGCTATTTAAAACCTTCAGTAGTAGGCGAACTCTCCAGCTGTGAGTTTATCAAAAAAAAAGAAAATATAATAATGATAGGGAACCCAGGAACTGGAAAGACACATCTTTCTATAGCTCTAGGACTTAAAGCTTGCAACTGTGGACATAAGGTGTACTTTACTACAGCTGCTAACTTATCAAATAAATTAGTTGAAGCGCAAGAAAATAGTAATTTAGGGAGATTCTTAAGGCAATTAGCAAGATTAGATCTACTCATAATAGATGAGCTTTCCTACCTCTCCTTTAACAAACATCAATCAGAACTCCTATTTCAAGTGATTTCAGAAAGAAGTGAGAGGGGAAGTATTATAATTTCTACTAATTTAGCATTTTCAGAGTGGGAAGAATTCTTCCCTGATACAATGTTAACAACAGCTTTAATAGATCGCGTAACATTTAGAGGACATATTTTAAACATGAATGGTGACTCTTACAGGGTCTCTGCGAAATAG
- a CDS encoding abortive infection family protein encodes MAKFDLKIKNRMDKLFIEGGYVLDFSNNSFQNFVLESVDEDIYDEKYDGFGGSKGNRLKGFWKNENIDKIIKLSLDLLDHWDSITNERGELSLKSYEICKSYFENLSDTGYKLVKTTIEEKLDDSILSHKFISEQIEKSNKKIAKADYSGAITNSRTLIEQVLKELSLRFKLEIDNSGDLQKLYKVVANKMNLKIAKDSPENIKQILSGFLNIINGIAPLRNSASDAHARMFDPKKHHAKLAVNSSLTICDFLLDSYEYQSKK; translated from the coding sequence ATGGCTAAATTTGATTTAAAAATTAAGAATAGAATGGATAAACTATTTATTGAAGGTGGATATGTCTTAGATTTCAGCAATAACTCTTTTCAAAATTTTGTATTAGAGTCTGTAGATGAAGATATTTATGATGAAAAATATGATGGATTTGGTGGGTCTAAAGGAAATAGACTTAAGGGGTTTTGGAAAAATGAAAACATTGATAAAATAATTAAATTAAGTCTAGACCTCCTTGATCATTGGGATAGTATTACAAATGAAAGAGGTGAATTAAGTTTAAAATCTTATGAGATTTGTAAATCTTATTTTGAAAACTTGTCCGACACTGGATATAAATTAGTTAAAACAACTATAGAAGAAAAACTAGATGATAGTATTTTATCTCATAAATTTATTTCAGAACAAATTGAAAAATCTAATAAAAAAATAGCTAAAGCTGATTATTCAGGAGCAATAACAAATTCCAGAACTCTTATAGAACAGGTTTTAAAAGAACTATCTTTGAGGTTTAAATTAGAAATTGATAATAGTGGTGATTTACAAAAACTTTATAAAGTAGTTGCTAATAAGATGAACCTAAAAATAGCTAAAGACAGTCCAGAAAATATAAAACAAATCCTTTCAGGGTTTTTGAATATAATAAATGGAATAGCACCTCTAAGAAATTCCGCAAGTGATGCACATGCAAGAATGTTTGATCCTAAAAAACATCATGCAAAATTAGCTGTTAATTCTTCTTTGACTATCTGCGACTTTCTTTTAGATAGTTATGAATACCAGTCTAAAAAATAA
- a CDS encoding TIGR02391 family protein, with protein MDINFEISKELYSVIEKNYKNENYSGAILDAMHLLTETIRDKTGLEGDGSALIGNAFGGNNPKIQINKLQTDSEKSIQKGIQEIMRGFYSAIRNPRSHDKLKDTKKETDVIILFIDYLLETIDKSKLSFEESTFLKRIFDKHFVKSKEYSDLLVAEIPKRQRADIGITVLLDRNKGNLESLSYFIASLFDKLESNEIDRIYKVISKELMHASSFHDIQPFLYLCPGKFWNKVNKAVKIRIENILLEDLKTANYDKDNDMCEISGSLGTWVTKEHLVNFEDPSDWTYNSVLKLQNDKFGERIYIEEYYWRNICSINYASIHWSLKLYISRGLKNKDEYIVNKLKYQIINNENHPWWEIFKEELKDFPEIKYDEDEFPF; from the coding sequence GTGGATATAAATTTTGAAATAAGTAAAGAATTATATAGTGTTATAGAAAAAAATTATAAAAATGAAAATTATTCTGGCGCTATATTAGACGCAATGCACTTATTAACAGAAACAATTAGAGATAAAACAGGATTAGAAGGTGACGGTTCTGCTCTTATTGGCAATGCATTTGGGGGGAATAATCCTAAAATACAAATTAATAAATTACAAACTGATTCTGAAAAAAGTATTCAAAAAGGAATCCAAGAAATCATGAGAGGATTTTATAGTGCAATTCGAAACCCACGTAGTCACGACAAACTTAAAGATACAAAAAAAGAGACAGATGTAATTATCCTTTTTATAGACTATCTTCTAGAAACTATTGATAAATCTAAATTAAGTTTTGAAGAAAGTACTTTTTTAAAACGTATATTTGATAAGCATTTTGTTAAATCGAAAGAATATTCTGATTTACTAGTTGCTGAAATACCTAAACGTCAAAGAGCTGATATAGGAATTACAGTTCTATTAGATCGAAACAAGGGAAATTTGGAGAGTCTCTCATATTTTATAGCTTCACTTTTTGATAAATTAGAAAGCAATGAGATTGACAGAATTTATAAAGTCATAAGCAAAGAACTAATGCATGCTAGTTCATTTCATGATATTCAACCTTTTTTATATCTTTGTCCTGGTAAATTTTGGAATAAAGTTAATAAAGCAGTAAAAATTAGGATTGAAAATATTTTATTAGAGGATCTAAAAACTGCTAATTATGATAAAGACAATGATATGTGTGAGATTTCTGGTTCGCTAGGAACATGGGTGACTAAAGAACATTTAGTAAATTTTGAAGATCCTTCAGATTGGACATATAATTCTGTTTTAAAACTACAAAATGATAAATTTGGTGAACGTATTTACATAGAAGAATATTACTGGAGAAATATATGTAGCATTAATTACGCATCTATACATTGGTCTTTAAAACTCTATATAAGTAGAGGTTTAAAAAATAAAGACGAATATATCGTTAACAAATTAAAATATCAAATAATTAATAATGAAAACCATCCTTGGTGGGAAATATTTAAAGAGGAGTTAAAGGATTTTCCAGAGATAAAATATGATGAAGATGAATTCCCATTTTAA
- a CDS encoding SAP domain-containing protein yields the protein MDKNGLLEIIFLLKHKVIYEKNNEYYYDWRRIYKVSPSEMKKQCFEKELYREATAEEILNTYKVSELKEVLKSKELKISGNKSELIDRIIEAVSEDEIKKEYDGEMFYSLSDRAQELIQEFSYLELYEHYLRPDEIDIYDYYKASKETGNPYLGLMSILMDQASECLSKGEYYYLKHRFIKLSKLSDSLEDYEGVLKYMIKVIYLEMSGLGNDMEYFPEEPQIYYKNIEMIDKALENLGQTVEDLDQYYLKAVEELALPKKLFEDIKVYEFILKMMDGRSDEVEEEIQNFIDNYDQEEEYDDTEDNLELEDYYEEKSFVVSKVKSKNENELSYEIKSNKDENNKPEKIKFFKTKWFVILSYIAFWPLGIFLGLKYKIFDKKIHIGIGIAILLMMFLGD from the coding sequence ATGGATAAGAACGGACTTTTAGAAATTATTTTTCTACTAAAACATAAAGTAATTTATGAAAAAAATAATGAATATTACTATGACTGGAGAAGAATCTATAAAGTTAGTCCTTCAGAAATGAAAAAGCAGTGTTTTGAAAAAGAACTATATAGAGAGGCAACAGCTGAAGAAATTCTAAACACTTATAAAGTGTCAGAATTAAAGGAAGTTTTAAAATCGAAAGAGTTAAAAATTTCAGGGAACAAATCAGAGCTCATTGATAGAATTATCGAAGCTGTATCAGAAGATGAGATAAAAAAAGAATACGATGGAGAAATGTTTTATTCTTTAAGTGATAGAGCCCAAGAATTGATTCAAGAATTTTCTTACCTTGAATTATATGAGCATTATTTAAGACCAGATGAAATTGATATATATGATTACTACAAAGCATCCAAAGAAACAGGGAATCCTTATCTTGGGTTAATGAGTATTCTCATGGATCAGGCATCTGAATGCCTTAGCAAGGGTGAATACTACTATCTAAAACATAGATTTATAAAGCTTTCAAAATTATCTGATTCGCTAGAAGATTATGAAGGTGTTCTTAAATATATGATAAAGGTGATCTATCTTGAAATGTCCGGACTTGGCAATGATATGGAATATTTTCCAGAAGAACCTCAAATATACTATAAGAACATAGAGATGATAGATAAAGCATTAGAAAATTTAGGGCAAACAGTCGAAGATTTGGACCAATATTACTTAAAAGCTGTAGAGGAATTAGCTCTCCCTAAAAAGCTTTTCGAAGATATAAAAGTTTATGAATTTATCTTAAAAATGATGGATGGAAGATCCGATGAAGTGGAAGAGGAAATTCAAAATTTTATTGATAATTATGACCAAGAAGAAGAATATGATGATACAGAAGATAATTTAGAACTTGAAGATTATTATGAGGAAAAATCATTTGTTGTTTCTAAAGTAAAAAGTAAAAATGAAAATGAGCTATCTTATGAAATAAAATCAAACAAAGATGAAAATAACAAACCTGAAAAAATAAAATTTTTCAAGACTAAATGGTTTGTAATTCTAAGCTATATAGCATTTTGGCCTTTAGGGATATTTTTAGGATTAAAATATAAAATTTTTGATAAAAAAATTCATATTGGAATAGGTATAGCGATTCTCCTTATGATGTTTTTAGGTGATTAA
- a CDS encoding XRE family transcriptional regulator encodes MSYEVNYENRMKLAKLLKDAREKKDLKVNQLSVKADINKSLISRIEKGQLLKINPFLIKKLASALKIDFKELYKIVGYLEEDDFGTSETTLKESSNLDIIEGEYIKVPIYNSVSAGIGAIPDPEPSDYLSLPLMMGKGSVGITVNGDSMETTINNGSVVLIKKDAEVGHNDIGVFLHNDEALVKRYKCIEGKCYLTSDNKEYPDREIREEDDFKVCGKVVWILNKA; translated from the coding sequence ATGTCATATGAAGTTAATTATGAAAATAGAATGAAATTAGCAAAATTACTCAAAGATGCACGAGAAAAAAAAGATTTAAAAGTTAATCAGCTTTCTGTTAAAGCAGATATAAATAAGTCTCTTATTTCTAGAATTGAAAAAGGACAATTATTAAAAATAAACCCTTTTTTAATAAAAAAATTAGCATCTGCTTTAAAAATAGATTTTAAGGAATTATACAAAATAGTAGGATATTTAGAGGAGGATGATTTTGGAACTTCCGAAACTACTTTAAAAGAAAGTTCTAACCTTGATATTATCGAAGGTGAATATATAAAAGTTCCAATTTATAATTCTGTTTCAGCTGGTATTGGAGCTATCCCTGACCCAGAACCTAGCGACTATCTTTCACTGCCATTAATGATGGGGAAGGGTTCTGTAGGGATTACTGTTAATGGAGATTCTATGGAAACAACAATAAATAATGGTTCTGTAGTACTTATAAAAAAAGATGCAGAAGTCGGCCATAATGATATAGGTGTATTTCTACACAACGATGAGGCATTAGTAAAAAGATATAAATGTATTGAGGGTAAATGTTATTTAACTTCTGATAATAAAGAATACCCAGATAGAGAAATTAGAGAAGAGGACGACTTCAAAGTTTGTGGTAAAGTAGTTTGGATTTTGAATAAAGCTTAA